The DNA sequence GCTGTCAGCAGAATACAAAACAGCAAGTCTTTTTGTTGTGCTAATTATTTCATGAAGATAATAATTTTCTGCTTGTTGGCCAAACAAGAAAGATGTTTCTGATGGCATACAAATTGAAATCTAGAGGTTAGGTGCAAAATTAGAACGTCAACATTGTTGTAAGTAATAGACTTGAACAGGTAGCATAACAGAATAATGCAGTAATGCAAATAATAGTTTTTCTTTTGACTTTTTGGGGGGATGATCAAATGTAGTAGCATCTATTAGATTGGTTGGTTTTATGTTTTTTCATAGACAGTTTTGCCCCATAGCCATATAATCTCATGTCAGTTGAATAACTCAAGATAAACCGTCTGCATCTGTGTGATGTGTATTTGTTTTTTCCTTATAGATGAAACAGAATTCCGAAATTTTATTGTTTGGCTTGAAGATCAGAAAATCCGGCACTACAAAATTGAAGACAGAGGGAACTTAAGAAATATTCACAACGCCACAGAATGGACAAAGTCTTTTGAAAAGGTAGCATCATTTTAAGCCTTACTTCTGCATCACAGCTCCCACGCATTAAGCACCATTGCCTCAGAAAGGGCATCAGGAAAGGTGCAGAAAAAACAGCTTCAATTATCCCGTGGCTGGAGTATCTTCTATAATGGGAAAAGCTAAGGAGTTTGGGGCATGTTAATTTAGAACAATTCCACTGCGGGAGGAGCAAACCATGATCAAGATTTTTAAGATAATCTGTGTTGAGAGTAACTACTCAGTTACAATATTAAGGAGGGGTTAAATGCTGCTGTTGCCTGCTTCCACCAGTTTGGTTCATCATGAGACTGGAAGAGCTGGAAGGATCAGTTACAAAGCAGCAAATGCTGGCCTGACAGTGGTCATTAATAGGTCTAatgttggcttttttaaaatggcagcatACTGGTTTATAAGCTTCCCAGAAATCTCTGGCTAGCCACTGTCAGGGATACAGGAGCCAGACAAGGGAGACTTGCTCTGATACTGCAAGCAGATGTTGATATTAAATGACAGGTTCTTACTAGATTGTGATGGCCTTGTGAGACATCATTTCAGCATGGTAGGAATTTTCTTACTCTGGCTTTACCCCATGCCACAACGGGGGGAAAGAAGATATTAGAACCCTAGAAGCACCAGGACCAGCCACGGTGTCTTGCTTATTGGTACTTTTCCATCACAGCCAGATGACAGTAGGATAGAAAGGATGCATCCAGCTTGAATATTATCAATGTGACTCTGTTACAAGCCATATGATGGCATATTTCATGCTGCTGCATGCTTCTACATGAAGGCAACCTGCATCTTTCACCAAAACCAAAGTATAGGAAGGTACTGTAAATgtgcctttttattattttctgctctCCATTCTCCCCAGTTTCATCTTGGAGGTAAAATAAATTAACAGAACTAATCAGTCTGTTCCTCCAGTAAATTATGTGCAGATTAACAGTTCAAACATGTGATGTGATACTTGGTGCTTCTCATTGATGCTGTGTCAGTGGGTCAGTCTTTACTTTCTGTGTTGTCTATCTGCTTTATGAAGCCCACTGCTCCTATGTAATTGGAGAGAAATGCCAAGCTCTGCTCAGTGGGTTTTTGAGCATTTCCTCAGAGGCTTTCTGGATAGATggctattttattgaatttagGAGGCTTaatcagattatttttttaatttcaggagTAAACCAATTTACTTCATATTAGTTCTTCACACTATTTGAATGCCTAGGAGAGTAGGAGACAGTTCTAAACTTCATTTTTGATCTTTGAAATGCCCTGTCTGTTAACCATCATTAACATCTCTTGCTGAgattgaaatgaatggaattgCCACAAGACCATGGCTGCGTACTTTATACCTTTCTTGTTGTTTTCGTGCAGAGGTAAAATCCTCCATGCCTCATTGGTTTGTTTGTTAGATTTATAACCCACTTTCTTCTGATTAAACTCAGATGCTCATCCATTTGTGGTCTGGGTGTGGCTGCAGCAAAGTATCATATCCTGTGCATTCAGTTCATACCTGAGacacacacatgttgttgttgttttacatgcCATATATGTACTGAGGTACAAACATTAGGATGTCCTTGACATAAAAAGCATTAGACCAGTTGTGACAATAGTGATTGTTACCTGCTTCCTCCTGAGCCCACATTTCAAAAAACCCTAATACTGGTCAAATGCCACTTGTCTGCAAAGCTTCTCTTTTAAACAAAACCTGTAACCTTTGCTGATTTCATGTTCATACTTCATATTCTTGTTTGACTATTTTAAACAGTACCTTAAAGATGTGAATTGTCCATTTACCGTACAAGAACGGCAGGAAACCATTGATTGGCTTCTGGGATTGGCGGTTCGGCTGGAGTATGGGGACAATGGTAGGTTTGGCTCTTCCCTGCTCTCTTGTCTTAATAGGAGATTGGTGATTTTGTTAGatctaattgtattttttaaactgagtCAAAAACAAGTGTGTATGCAACAGTTAACTCTGTAATTtacttttattgtattgttgtttgtttgcttgcttgattgcttgtttatatcctgcttttctcacaAAATCAGGactcgaggtgggttacaatttaaaaatacaatacagctacaaacaaaaaagtgaacattaaaatgagattaaactattgacaatattaaaatgatttaaaactacaCCTAAAAAGATAAATTATTATTGAAAGGTAAAAAGCAACCAAAATATTTCAGTCTAAAACAGGACAGCAGCCCcgagcccattctttaaaaatttctgttttaaaaaagtctgtctgaacaacaacaacaaaagtagccTGTTGATGGAAGAACAACAAGGGGGGGGGGCGGTCTGGGCccctctgggaagggagttccaaagtctagggacaGCTGCCAAGAAGACCCTTTATCATGCTGGAGACTGTAGTTTAGCAAGGCCCAAGAGCTccctagctgagaattctaaatgcccctccctatactgcaaatcccaggatttcatgggaggCAGTCATagcaaagtggaataatagtgctataacaatgtAATGTGATATTGTCCCTAGTTTTacaagtttgaaaatgttcagctgACTCCAAAGTCTTCATAGAGTGTACAGCTTTGTTCTCACATTTTCTTCTATATGGATAATAGTTCCAGAACTACGCAAAAAAAACGTTTACTTTCACTAGCGATAGTTTCAGCTGCTACTTatgcttaattattattattagcaactGACAAGCATCCATAATGAAGTCTCCGGACAATTTGGGCAGCTGCTTCAGTTCTATGTACGTTCTGTTCTCATGAATAAGAATAATGGTTTAGTGCTTGTTCCTTTTGTTGTCCTGtggctttctttcatttttagctTGTTCTTCTTTCTCTGACCTCTTGGGTTCATGGGCCCAAATGGCTTTTGTTTCAACAGCTGACAAATATAAGGACTCCACGCCTGAAGGATCTAAAAATGCAGATAATGCAGCCAAAAATGCAGAACCTCTGATAAACCTAGATGGTGAGTAAAGGTCCAACTTTTTTTACTTGCTCTAAAACAGAGATTTAAAACATTGGGCCCACCTCCGTATATTTTGGAGTACAACCCCAGTAGTTCTACATCATCTGCCATGGTGGCAGGagctcctgggaactgaagtcccagaCATCTGACGGGCCAGATGCCTAGCCCTTCTGTAAATACTGATAAGTGGCTTAAGTGACAATAAATTTAGGTTGCTCTATTTGGAATCAacttgtgtgtgcctgtgtgcttTTTCACAGTGAACAACCCTGACTTTAAGGCAGGTGTGATGGCTCTGGCAAACCTCCTTCAGATCCAGCGTCATGATGACTACTTGGTGATGCTGAAGGTGAGTTTATTACTGACCATTATGCTTGCTTCAAAAATATGTTGATGGCCAAACATTTCCATTTGTAGTTGGAAATCTTGAAATTCCAGCCTGGTTGCAAGAGCAGCCTGGAGTTTATATAAAGTATGTCAGTAAATAGGCAAGTCCATGAATAGAAAGGCTTCTTGGATTTCAGAATAAAAATTAACAAGGacatgtatataaaataaaatgtaacagaATATAGGTATAGCTTAGTTAGTGAAGTTAAAGTATTCCTGGATATTACTACCTGAACACtaaaatttgataccagaggtagaaataacatgaaaagaatagggaagaaaaagaaaaacagtttaacatgtttcagcaaacgttttatccaaagctagcaaaatgcacatgtgaaatgaaacacgCAGATCAGGAAAactttgcataagtaaacaaatatTTTGAACCGTCTAGAGACTGCTTGAAAGTTtcttcaaaaatgcatttttcataaGCCTCACTTTtcatatgatttccattttagtggccaGACTTAGTAGATCTGTGTTTATTTAACATACTTGGGGTAGCTAGTGAAGCAGGCTTAACTTCTCGCCACTTATCACTGTTTTGCTGCTCACATGGtaaataagggattctggaggcaattACTGTTTCCCTTGCCTGTGGTAGGCAGGCACACACCAcaacagtaggatcagctagaatAGAATCCCTGTATTTCCCGGCTCAAGTTTTGTTTAGTGTAGTTTACTGCTAGCACACTACTGTAACCTGACACTGGAAGTTTGCGTTTCCCCAGCTCTTCTTCACTATTTTcacaatgctgatgctgctaaaaaaaacattttatctagacagaggatgaagaggaaagggggactggggagggaggggaaagagagaatttGTAAAAATGAGCatctttatcagaggctttgttaaatgaGGTATGCATATATACAGCTATACAGATGTAGTAGAGATAAGATTTTGACAAGTCTTATTTCAtaagtatacttcctcagattccACAGCAACTTTCTTCTTTCAGTACTAATGGACAAAGACAGTGCTCAacgttatgttgttgttgctactgctgctgctgtatgccttcaagttgtttccaacttacagtgcccctaaggtgaatctatcatagcattttcttggcaagtttctgcagagcggatttaccattgcctttccctgaggctgagagcatgtgacttgtccaaggtcaaccagtgggtttcatggctgagctggaaattgaaccctgatctcctgagtcatagtccaacactcaaaaccactatgccatgctggttctgtaTAACGTCAAGGTTGTCCATCAACAGAAGGTTGATTTCTTCCCAGCTGAAAAAATTAGGATCTTTTTGGTCTCAGGAATCAAATGAGAGCAGTTAtatttggcttttaaaatattacagagCAGCTGTTCGATGAGAGGAAGTCCATATTCAATTGCTGTATAATCTTGAGGTCTTTCTTTCTCAATTTGTACTTGAACAAAAATGTGGGAATGCAAAAACATGTATACATGAAATAAATTGAACTGAAATGTGGAATTCAGAGCCGGCATCCTTAGCCATGTGGCATCTGTGGCTTAGATGTGTATGGAGGATATGCCCAGATACCTTTTGATTATCCCTCCAGTTACTCTGCCTGATTCTGCGTTACCCTGTGTGGAGATCACTACAGGGCCACATGAAACACAATAACCAGCTGTGTATCTTCAGTTCTAGTAGCAGGCAaaatctgagagccagcatggtgtagtagtttgagcattggactgcaactctggaaatcagggttcgattccctgcacGGCCATGGAAATGCTTTGGGTGATCTTAGGTGAGTCAGAGagtgtcagccccagaaaaccctgtgctatGTACTCCATAGATTTACCATTAACTGAAACGACttgaaaggcatacaacaacatgcTGGCAAAATGGCTCTGAGAGAGGGGGCTTAAAATAAGAGAGAGCTTGCAGTGGGTACATAATCCTTTGCCTGCCTGTGTACCTGTTTCTCATCTTAAAATTCCTCCCCTCCACAATCCCTCTCCCTCTGGAGGTGCCAGGTGCCTATAGGGaaacagcaagtgaaaaagggcaAGCACATTCCAGAGCTTAGCCATTCAAAATCTTGTAGTTATCTTTCCATGAGCAAACAGTCCACTGggatttaaaaatagatttgtttGCAGCATCCTATTTGGCCTGGAGTGCAGCACTTAAGGGGGAGGCAATAAATCTTGAACATTAATATTCCATTCCTCTTTCATAATTGAAATGAAAAAGGGATGCTTGCAAACTAGTGCAAAAGCACACAAGATCATTCCTTGAAGTGGACTGGCCAATGAAATATGTTTCCCAGGAAGAAGAAATGTAATCTATCTTCAAGTACTAGGTCAGTTGCAGTAAAACAAACAGTGGCCACTGTTCAGACATCTAGGGTGCAAGTCTGAAAAGGATCAGTTAATTAGCAAAGACTTCATTTGGTATATAGGTACAGACCAGTCCAATGAACGTtcgtggccatgttggctgaggatcTTAGAAGACACCAGGACACTGCCGGGTTCTATACTGTAGACTTCTCAGGAGAAGATAAACCTCCTTTTCCTGATTAATATACTGAAAAGGACACATCTGCTGACAATATTGCATAATTTGCCACTGAATGTAGCACCAGGTCTTTCAAGAGTTTCTAGTTTGTATAGGCCTTGGCTTATCTGTGCTATcacctttttttcctccctagGCAATTCGCATTTTGGTTCAAGAGCGCCTGAGTCAGGATGCTGTTGCAAAGGCAAATCAATCCAAAGAGGTATGTCTCTATCCAGTGTATGAGTTATTCCGTTGAATTGTGGCCTTTGTCTGTGGTTTTACTGTAATATGGTTCAATTGTTTAAATTGAAATCCATGTGGAGAAGTTAAAATCAGCAGCAGCCTGGGTGGCTATACTTAACAAAGGTCATTTTTCAGAAGCAGTCACAGTGCTGAACGCTTAACTTGAATAAAggtgtttttttgggggaaagaccCTTCTAGCACCACTGTACAGTTGGAGTGATAAATGTGAACTGGCCAAAAGTAAATTTCAAGGCTTCTGCAGAGGAATCAGCTATTTACTGATCCCTGACTTGCAAAGCCATGTCATAGCAATGACAAGTACCAGGAGCCTCTAGCTATATGTTTATAATTCTTTAAGTGAACATACAAATTCCCTCAACTCCTGTGTTCTTCAAAATACTAAAACAAGGGAGCAGCATTGTTCATTCAGTGGAGAACAAGAATCTCCTGAGACTTGTTGCAGGCAGCCCAAAGTGGGTCACATACAGAAGGAAGATGCATGTTCTGTTTCTTTAACATCTTGTACTTCTGGCATCGTAAATGGAGGTCAGTGGATAATTTTCTCTCAAGTCCCTTCTAGGCAACACAGAGTTCAGAGCTGGTCTGCTGAGCATCTGGCTATGCTTGGTGTTCGCATTGCCCATTAATCCTTCCTGTCAGTTTCCCTTGTGGCAATTTGTACTATGCAAGAATAATTGTCAAGTGCCGCTCTTGTCATCTGTTTGAATAGGCAGATGAGCTAGTATATCAGTCCGCAAACTAATCAGCCTTAACCAGTAGTGGGAAATTATGCGAGTTAAAGGCACTTCTCTGCATTTTGGTTTGCAAATAAAGATGACATTTCTATCAGCATAGATTTTAACTTGGATCAACAATACTGCTTGCCTAATCACCAAGAGTGAGTATTATTCCTCTTGCAAGAGACTGACAACAGCCAGTGACATGTTCTTGGTTTGctccaattttgttttaaaaacactttaaaaacaatttaaaaaataattaaaacaacgcCGTTAggacagtataaaattaagatatAAACATACACTAGTCAAAACACATAATCTAAAACACCtactccatataaaagccaccttgtcatgatttttaaaaagcctgcctgaataaaaacatttttacttgccGGCGAAAGACCATGAGGGAGGggggcagcctagcctcccatggaagggagtcccAGAGGATGGAAACAGCCACTAAGGAGGCTCTATCTCATGTCCTCACTAAgagagcctgggatggtggtgggaccgagagaaagacTTCCCCAAAGATCTTAGGGCTTTGGTTGGCTTGTGTGgagagatacagtctctcaaatagtttggatctaagccatgtagggctttataggtcatgatcagcactttgaattgtgcctggaaatgaaccggtagcagtgaagctgtttcaacaaggaagttacatgttccctataactggccccattTCAGCATTCTCACTGAAGTGTTTTGCAtgcactgaagtttctgaacagtttccaaaggcagccccatgtagtgtGTTACTATAGTCTAAATGGGATGTAATTAACGCATGTGTCACCATAAACAGACCGACTTCTCAAGGAACATGTGCAGTTGGAGCACTAGTTTACCTATGCAAATGCACTGCTGGccacccaagctgcaagcctgagatttcagagagagtgtaaccccatctagcactggcagagtccctattccctgatctgccttgcAATTGACCAGAAGCacttttgtcttgtctggattgtttcaatgtgtttgccctcatccagtccattacttgacagcagacactggttcagtactgagacagcttccttggaatcagatggaaaggaaagatagggttgggtgtcatccgcatactggtgacaccacaccccaaatcTCCAGATGAACTGAAACCTATCCTGCTGACTTGCTATCTATGCCTCTATAAAAAAGAATTGAAAGCCTCATCTCTGTGCTAGCAGATTTGAAGTAACTGTCTGAAGGAATCTTCCCCAGGTTTCATACAGTGAAAAAAAAGGACAGAAAGTTTTGTTTCAAGTTGTTCAGCAACTCCCCACCTTTGGATCCTTGTCTTTTCTGCAGCGAGGGAGAACATCCTTGATTGATGCATGCAGGGCAGTCACATGGAAATCTTTATCTTCTTCTGTTAGGAGCTATGATTTCAGTACTTTTGCCTCCCTCAGAACTTCAGTTGGATGGCAGATGCCCAAAGAGAGATTGCATCAAGTCCTTCATCTTGTGTCTGACAAAGGATGGCATCTGATTTCCATGCAGCCATCCTGCAAATACCAGCCATTGCAAAAGATGATTACATAAAGGGCAAACAATTTCCCCTCCACAGGGGGATTTGCAGAACTGGCAAAGCCTCCTCTGATTTGCAGAGAACTTTGGACATCCAGTGAACACCTTGCCaacttttcctggcctcctctGAAGTTTCCTACAGAACATTAGAGTCTTTCCGGCTTTCTAGAAATCACCACAGCTCTTCAGTTATGACTCTTACAGCAACCTCCCCAAAGAGAGTGGATAGTTTTTCTTGCACTGAGGTTTGCTTACgtaagaaaagaaacagatggGTGTTTCTCTTGCTGTTTCATATCTTATCTCTGCCTCCTTTTGCGTCAACAAGAATCCATCACTCTCCCAAGCTCTGTGTGCTTCCCAGGGGGCTTCGAAGGGAGGCAGAGTCCTTTTCAGTCCCACAATATTTTGAACaaagtgcttttttttaaaaaaaaatgtgacttCTACACTTCTTATTTTCTTCATCCGACAATGGAAAATAGAGAAAGCCCAGTCTTGCTTGGAAGGACTCCTCAATTGCCACACAAGTGAGATAGTAGTAGTACGGAAGACAGACAGCAAGTCAAGcagacattttgacattaaaatcatttttaaatttccctatgtatttatattttttgcacACTGAGGATGTAGCTGAGTGGTGAAGCTCCCAGGTTTAATTATCAGTAACTAGcatgggaaatatatatattgttttcttttcccatcctCTCATGCACTCTCTTTAGAATCTGAGGTTATGTTCAGGTTAAGTTTTGCAAGGAATCTACTAGATGGTGATACCAATACTGTGAAATACTCTGCTAAGGGAGCTCTGCCTGGCCTAGACATTAGGTTTTCTAGGCATGAAGTGTCTTCCtagctgtttttgttatttatttatttatatttatttatttatattatttctcTGCTACTGAATAAATAGAGTTTAAGGTACATAGCGCATGatacataattattttcaaaaatataatttttaaaaaaaacaatagcaGAGATACATCAGTTAAATCAAGGAAAACTGATCTTAAACTTTAAAAGCCAGAAAATCTCCAAATCAATGAAAAGTTCTAAAATGTGCCCTTAAAGGTATGGGTGACataaaaacccccacaaaacttcaccttttgaagaaagaaagaaatacaaagtAGGTGCTAGGTGAGCCTTTTTGGGGAGGGCTTGTAACAACTGAGCAGCTATTGCCAAGAGGCCACTCACAAGACCTCACTTGGAGGAGCCACACTGAGAAAAGTGACAATGACCTCAGTATTTGGCTAGATACCTGTGGAGGGGAAATGATCTCCCAGAAAATCTTGTCACAAGCCGTTTAGGACTTTAGAATCAACTCCCAAAACATACTGAAAGGCAATACAACTAGCTAACTGAACCTTGGCATAATGTGTTTAGATGAGCCTTTCTCAACTTCTTTCACCTTGAGTAactcttgaaataatttttagGACAAGATTGATTGATcgtattaaattaataaaaggtGTACCAAGGCTCTGATGCTGCCTGGGTTCATTAAATGGAATGAACTGAAATGCAGGTGAGTCAGATTCATGATCACCCAGCAACCCTGATGTAGAACAAGTGGCTCTTTAACTTCTAAGTGTTTTTCAAGAGCTTTAATTCTTCCTGTCACAATCCTGCACAGTGCATGTAGTTTATGTTGAAAGGAGAACTGGGATCATCCAGAAAAACAGGAGCATCCTTTTAAAGGATTTCCTTTCTTCAGGCTCACTAAGTGGGAACTACATCCTCTTACCTAAATCATTAGCAAGAATCACTGGCTTGATCTTGGCAAATCATTTCAGTATGTAACAGTGCTTTTGCAGTGATGTACTGTCTCTGCTTTCTTTTAGGGTTTGCCAGTCTCCTTAGACAAGCACATTCTTGGTTTCGACACAGGAGGTAAGAAAGTTTCCTTCAGTttttggcctctctctctctctcttcagtctTCCTTGTTTTATTGCTTAGTCAATGTTGGTTTTGTTCCTCCTCTGTTGTGCACAATCCCATTAACTTTCCTCAAAGGTTGTGCTTCTCTTTTTTGGAAAAATTGTGGTCAGCGTGTGgagaaaactgcacaattttgaCCAGGATAAAAATGTTACACTAACTTTTAACAACACATTTGTGTTGATTGCAGTTCTCTTGTCTGTtcctttgtatttatttatttcatttcatttcatttttatgcttcctttctcccagaatgagacccaaggtggctcacaagcaTGGCTTATTATATGGCGTATTTGCAGTACACATTCTTTTGCCATGGTTTGGGGCGGCATAGTTGAGTGTGGGATTTTTGTGTCTTCATTTTTGAGCCCCTTTGAGTTGTAGTGCTGGCAGGGGTGTCCtgcaaaataactttttcaagctctggattgTCTCAACTTTAAgagtaattatttatttatttcattcatttatttatttcaaggatttatatcccacttttctcccaccaTGGGATAATTACTGGACTAATTATGTGATGGTTCAGTATGCCAGAACACAGAAGATGGGAAGACCCATGCTTTGGTGATATGGATCATGTTTTGTATGCAAACACTTCCAGGCAGACTTTGTGTTGGCATTTGTAGGGCAGAGGCTCTCTGACCTCCGGGAACTTTCTTGGTCTAGACTTGATGAACCATCATTTATACTGTATATGACAGTTTGACATCTTCATTGGACTAACTTACAAATTGTATATCATCACATTTCAGTATATCTTTAGAATCAAGAGCTGAGGGGATGATTTTTAAGTCAGGGATGGGGATGGTTCAGATTACAAACACAGTTGGTGGTGACacgagagggccttttctgtggctgcccctagactgtggaatcatagaatcatagagctggaagagaccacatgggccatccagtccaacctcattctgccatgcaggaaatcacaatcaaagcacacacacacacacacacacccccggcagatggccatccaacctctgtttaaagacctccaaggaaggagactccgccactcttcaagtgagtgtgttccactgtcaaacagcccttactgtcaagaagttcctcctaatgttgaggtggaatttttcTCTGCCcagagaggccagaatggccccttccttgttatccttccACCAGCAAGCTAAGTcctacctgtttagacaggcttttaaaacaaagtttttaaagcatgggatggtgttgtattgttttaaagtatttttaatatttttatctttttaatagtatttttatacttttaataGTACTGTTTTTTAAcgttgtgagctgccctgagtctcagttttggggaaagggtgggatataaataaataaataataataataataattgttgggactgcagctcccaccgtTCTTCACCATGAGCTGTGATAGCTAGGGCTGCTAAAACCTGCATGTTACAACACTTTTTGTCCCGTACTGGCTTAACAATTAATAACTTGGTAGTGTTGTGAGCTGGAAAATGGTGGAAGAAAACCCTAACATAAATTCTGCTAGTGAGGAAGGATAGGGAGTCCAGTTTGGCCTTTCACCCTGTCTCAAATGCTGGTTTAATACCACATGGTACTCTTAGGGGTCCTTAGATTGGGCTTGtttcagagacatagctaaaCACACTAATGTACATAATATATCCACGAAATTGACTAAGCTCAGTGTACTTGGAGAAAATAGGCTTATCATGGAAACTTGGCCTGTTCTTCAAAAGGAATGGTGAATTAAACTTGAgccctgt is a window from the Sceloporus undulatus isolate JIND9_A2432 ecotype Alabama chromosome 1, SceUnd_v1.1, whole genome shotgun sequence genome containing:
- the RTRAF gene encoding RNA transcription, translation and transport factor protein; the protein is MFRRKLSALDYHNPAGFNCRDETEFRNFIVWLEDQKIRHYKIEDRGNLRNIHNATEWTKSFEKYLKDVNCPFTVQERQETIDWLLGLAVRLEYGDNADKYKDSTPEGSKNADNAAKNAEPLINLDVNNPDFKAGVMALANLLQIQRHDDYLVMLKAIRILVQERLSQDAVAKANQSKEGLPVSLDKHILGFDTGDAVLNEAAQILRLLHIEELRELQTKINEAIVAVQAIIADPKTDHRLGKVGR